One Kaistella polysaccharea DNA segment encodes these proteins:
- the htpG gene encoding molecular chaperone HtpG has product MTKGNINVSVENIFPLIKKFLYSDHEIFLRELISNATDATLKLKHLTSIGEIKTDYGQPKIEVKVDKDVKTLTIIDQGIGMTGEEVEKYINQIAFSGAEEFLEKYKDTSKDSGIIGHFGLGFYSAFMVAEKVEILTKSYKDEPAVRWICDGSPQYSLEETTDKTDRGTEIILHIADDSTEFLEESRIRELLLKYNKFMPVPIKFGTKKETLPLPEDAAEDAKAETVEVDNIINNPTPAWTKSPSELSDSDYKEFYHELYPMQFEEPLFNIHLNVDYPFNLTGILYFPKLTNGLNIEKDKIQLYQNQVYVTDEVKGIVPDFLMLLRGVIDSPDIPLNVSRSYLQADGAVKKISSYITKKVADKMVSLFNENREDYEKKWNDIKIVIEYGMISEDKFFDKSDKFALYPTTDGKYYLWSELEEKVKPMQTDKDGNFVILYATNADEQHSYIQAAKDKGYEVLLLDSPIVPHLIQKLETSKDKISFARVDADHVNNLIKKEDTAISKLTEEEKESLKKNIEEAVNDKKFSIQVEDLESTEAPFMITQPEFMRRMKDMQATGGGGGMFGMSGFPEMYNLVVNSNSELAAEILKNENAEEKNTKIKYALDLAKLSQNLLKGKDLTEFIQRSYQQLSK; this is encoded by the coding sequence ATGACAAAAGGAAATATTAATGTATCGGTGGAAAATATTTTTCCCTTAATTAAGAAGTTTTTGTACAGCGATCACGAAATATTTTTGCGTGAACTGATTTCTAATGCGACGGATGCGACTTTGAAGTTGAAACATTTGACGAGCATCGGGGAAATTAAAACCGATTACGGGCAACCGAAAATCGAAGTTAAAGTAGATAAAGACGTGAAAACTTTGACAATTATTGACCAGGGAATTGGGATGACGGGAGAAGAAGTTGAAAAATATATCAATCAGATTGCATTTTCTGGCGCAGAAGAATTTTTGGAAAAATACAAGGATACTTCAAAGGATTCAGGAATTATTGGTCATTTCGGGCTTGGTTTTTACTCTGCCTTTATGGTGGCTGAAAAAGTGGAAATCTTAACTAAATCTTATAAAGATGAACCCGCGGTTCGGTGGATCTGTGATGGAAGTCCACAATATTCTTTGGAGGAAACGACTGACAAAACAGATCGAGGAACAGAAATAATTCTTCATATTGCAGATGATTCTACCGAATTTTTGGAGGAATCCCGAATCCGTGAATTGTTATTAAAATATAATAAATTCATGCCTGTTCCGATTAAATTTGGAACGAAAAAAGAAACCTTGCCTTTACCGGAAGATGCTGCAGAAGATGCAAAAGCTGAAACGGTAGAAGTTGATAATATCATTAATAATCCGACACCAGCTTGGACGAAATCGCCAAGTGAACTAAGTGATTCAGATTATAAAGAATTCTATCACGAATTGTATCCAATGCAGTTTGAGGAGCCGTTATTTAATATTCATTTGAACGTAGATTATCCGTTTAATTTAACGGGAATTCTCTACTTCCCGAAATTGACGAACGGTTTAAATATCGAGAAAGATAAAATTCAGCTGTACCAAAATCAGGTTTATGTAACCGATGAGGTGAAAGGAATTGTGCCGGATTTCTTAATGTTATTGCGCGGTGTAATTGATTCTCCGGATATTCCGTTGAATGTTTCGCGTTCTTATTTGCAGGCCGACGGTGCGGTGAAGAAAATCTCTTCATACATCACGAAAAAAGTAGCCGACAAAATGGTTTCTTTATTTAATGAAAACCGTGAAGATTACGAGAAAAAATGGAACGACATTAAAATCGTTATCGAATACGGAATGATTTCCGAAGATAAATTCTTTGACAAATCAGACAAGTTTGCGTTGTATCCAACAACCGACGGTAAATATTATTTATGGTCTGAATTGGAAGAGAAAGTAAAACCAATGCAAACTGACAAGGACGGAAACTTTGTAATTCTTTACGCAACAAATGCCGATGAACAGCACAGTTATATTCAGGCAGCGAAAGATAAAGGGTATGAAGTTCTTCTTTTAGATTCTCCAATTGTGCCCCATTTAATTCAGAAATTAGAAACTTCGAAAGATAAAATTTCGTTCGCCAGAGTTGATGCTGATCACGTGAATAACTTGATTAAAAAAGAAGATACTGCGATTTCTAAACTGACTGAGGAGGAAAAAGAATCTTTGAAGAAAAATATTGAAGAAGCGGTAAACGATAAAAAATTCTCTATTCAGGTTGAAGATTTGGAAAGTACGGAAGCGCCGTTCATGATTACGCAACCTGAGTTTATGCGAAGAATGAAAGACATGCAGGCAACCGGTGGCGGTGGCGGAATGTTTGGAATGAGTGGCTTCCCGGAAATGTATAATTTGGTCGTGAACTCTAACAGCGAATTAGCAGCAGAAATTCTGAAAAACGAAAATGCTGAGGAGAAGAATACGAAAATTAAATACGCTTTAGACTTAGCGAAACTTTCTCAGAATTTGTTGAAAGGAAAAGACTTGACTGAATTTATTCAGAGAAGTTACCAGCAGTTGAGTAAATAG
- a CDS encoding MGMT family protein has protein sequence MNELFKKQVFEIIMLIPEGRVTSYGAIAKAVGYPNHARLVGNALRNYEEDFPAHRVCNASGRITASCVRDFVGKLGAEGVEVKEGKIQNFKNIFWNPLEEL, from the coding sequence GTGAACGAGCTATTCAAAAAACAGGTTTTTGAAATCATAATGCTGATTCCGGAAGGAAGAGTGACGAGTTATGGCGCGATTGCAAAAGCGGTTGGGTATCCGAATCATGCAAGACTTGTCGGAAACGCCTTGCGGAATTATGAGGAAGATTTCCCGGCTCATCGCGTTTGTAATGCTTCAGGGAGAATTACGGCAAGTTGCGTACGGGATTTTGTGGGAAAATTAGGAGCGGAAGGTGTTGAAGTTAAAGAAGGAAAAATTCAGAATTTTAAAAATATATTTTGGAATCCATTAGAGGAATTATAG
- a CDS encoding SusC/RagA family TonB-linked outer membrane protein, with protein MKKLTTSVLAVVLTASFALVNAQKKDTIKTQDIEGVVVTALGIKREKKSLGYSSQEVKADALSEGTTNTGNIASQLSGKVAGLNVTTTSNFGGSASMVIRGIKSVDGASPLVVIDGSPVNNTVSNYGNTDYGNALSDINQEDIASINVLKGAAASALYGERGLNGVILITTKNGRGNDDGSWGVTWSTGIQAGFIDKSTFAEYQDKYGAGYDQSFYTEAPAADGNYYANFAEDASWGPKFDPNLMVYQWESLDPTSPTFGKATPWVAAKNGPVEFFETPFTFSNTVSLQKGNKNSNILFSYDNMTSSGLMPNSKLTKNTFSLKANYDFTDKLHASFYTTLTLQDTKGRAIGAYSDNIATNFRQWWQTNVDVLSLRDAYTRNIANPTPANNYGNVTWNPYESGDLRPIFWNNPYFQAYENAPKDKRNRSFNVASLTYDFTKNINVMGRVSYDKSDLKVEQKMAIGTLATGFGASGNDVGSGFARRDVQRTETNYDIIGNYKFDITDNINVSGLVGGTVRRNYLSALYASTEGGLVIRNIYSLGNSAAPTLAPSETEYTYQTNSGYASASFDFYKILYVDGTYRVDQSSTLPAGNNVYGYGSITGALILSELIKPSFLKFWKLRANYAEVGGTADPYQLQYYYSPAGFFGDVGLSSSQTRQPNANLLPQRAKEFEVGTEGSLFNNRFTFDVAYYKTKTINQILPTLPISSASGLSSASVNAGQIDNWGYEVALGIVPVKTANFTWNMDINWSQNKNKVVELLHNEVSDVSNVLLDSYQGGVSLNAREGEAWGTLVGSDYVYLNGQPVVNASTGYYLRQGNQIIGNATPDWIGGVRNSMNYKGLSVSFLIDVRQGGDVFSTDLYYGLATGLYPETAVGDIREKGTVWPGVNPDGNPNTTNTRNPSAFGSLDGYSRMPASRFVYDGSFVKLREASIGYTLPQSVLAGTFVRDAKISLVGRNLWIISKNLPYADPENMVGGGLRSYGWSIGSLPTTRDIGLNVTLKF; from the coding sequence ATGAAGAAACTAACAACAAGCGTTTTAGCTGTAGTTTTGACTGCGTCATTTGCTTTGGTGAATGCACAGAAAAAAGACACTATTAAAACGCAAGATATCGAAGGTGTCGTAGTAACGGCTTTGGGTATTAAAAGAGAGAAAAAATCACTAGGTTATTCTTCTCAAGAGGTTAAGGCTGACGCTTTGTCCGAGGGAACAACAAACACTGGAAACATTGCTTCTCAACTTTCTGGAAAAGTAGCGGGTCTTAATGTTACTACTACCAGTAACTTTGGAGGTTCTGCAAGTATGGTAATTAGAGGGATTAAATCCGTTGACGGAGCGAGCCCTTTAGTAGTTATTGATGGATCACCGGTAAATAACACGGTATCCAACTACGGTAACACGGATTACGGAAATGCATTATCTGATATCAATCAAGAAGATATCGCTTCAATCAACGTATTGAAAGGTGCAGCAGCATCTGCACTATACGGTGAAAGAGGTTTGAATGGTGTAATTTTGATTACCACCAAAAATGGTAGAGGTAATGATGACGGATCTTGGGGCGTAACCTGGTCAACAGGTATTCAAGCTGGATTCATTGACAAAAGTACGTTCGCAGAATACCAAGACAAATATGGTGCTGGTTACGATCAATCTTTCTACACAGAAGCTCCTGCAGCAGACGGTAATTACTACGCTAACTTTGCAGAAGATGCTTCTTGGGGACCTAAGTTCGATCCGAATTTGATGGTCTACCAATGGGAATCTTTAGATCCTACGTCACCAACGTTCGGTAAAGCAACACCTTGGGTAGCGGCGAAGAATGGTCCAGTTGAATTTTTCGAAACACCATTTACTTTTTCAAACACAGTATCATTACAGAAAGGGAATAAAAATTCAAATATTTTGTTCTCTTATGATAACATGACTTCTAGTGGTTTGATGCCAAACTCAAAACTGACTAAAAATACCTTCTCTTTAAAAGCAAATTACGATTTTACAGATAAGCTACATGCTTCATTCTATACAACGTTAACTTTACAAGACACGAAAGGTAGAGCGATTGGTGCTTATAGCGACAATATCGCAACCAACTTCAGACAGTGGTGGCAAACGAATGTAGATGTTCTTTCTCTAAGAGACGCTTACACAAGAAATATTGCAAATCCTACTCCAGCTAATAATTACGGTAACGTAACCTGGAATCCTTATGAGTCAGGTGATTTACGACCTATTTTCTGGAACAACCCTTACTTCCAGGCGTATGAAAATGCACCTAAAGATAAGAGAAACAGAAGTTTCAACGTTGCAAGTTTAACATACGACTTTACCAAAAACATCAATGTAATGGGTAGAGTTTCTTATGATAAAAGCGACTTGAAAGTTGAACAGAAAATGGCCATTGGAACTCTTGCAACAGGATTTGGAGCATCTGGAAATGATGTAGGATCTGGGTTCGCAAGAAGAGATGTACAAAGAACTGAAACGAATTACGATATCATCGGTAACTACAAATTCGACATTACTGATAACATTAATGTTAGTGGTTTAGTTGGAGGTACTGTAAGAAGAAATTATTTAAGCGCTCTATATGCCTCAACTGAAGGTGGATTGGTAATTAGAAATATTTACAGTCTTGGTAACAGTGCTGCGCCAACTCTAGCTCCATCTGAGACTGAGTACACGTATCAGACCAACTCTGGGTATGCTTCTGCTTCCTTTGATTTCTACAAAATTTTGTATGTCGATGGAACGTATAGAGTAGACCAAAGTTCAACACTTCCTGCAGGAAACAACGTTTACGGTTATGGTTCAATCACAGGTGCCTTGATCTTGTCTGAATTGATTAAACCAAGTTTCTTGAAATTTTGGAAATTAAGAGCTAACTACGCTGAAGTTGGTGGAACTGCAGATCCTTATCAATTGCAGTACTATTATTCTCCAGCAGGTTTCTTTGGTGATGTAGGTTTATCTTCATCTCAAACAAGACAGCCAAATGCTAACTTATTGCCACAAAGAGCAAAAGAATTTGAAGTAGGTACTGAAGGTAGTTTGTTTAACAACAGATTCACTTTTGATGTTGCTTACTACAAAACAAAAACCATCAACCAAATTCTTCCTACCCTTCCTATCTCTTCAGCGTCTGGACTTAGTTCAGCTTCTGTAAATGCAGGACAAATTGATAACTGGGGTTATGAAGTTGCCTTGGGTATAGTACCTGTTAAAACAGCGAACTTTACCTGGAATATGGACATCAACTGGTCACAGAATAAAAATAAAGTAGTTGAGCTTCTTCATAATGAAGTTTCTGACGTTTCAAACGTACTACTTGATTCTTACCAAGGTGGTGTATCACTTAACGCAAGAGAAGGTGAAGCTTGGGGTACTTTAGTAGGTTCAGATTACGTTTACCTAAATGGTCAACCGGTTGTGAATGCAAGTACAGGCTATTACTTAAGACAAGGAAATCAAATTATTGGTAATGCAACACCAGATTGGATTGGTGGGGTAAGAAACAGCATGAACTACAAAGGTCTTTCTGTAAGCTTCCTAATTGATGTAAGACAAGGTGGTGATGTATTCTCTACCGATTTATATTACGGTTTAGCGACAGGATTATATCCTGAAACAGCTGTAGGTGATATCAGAGAAAAAGGAACAGTTTGGCCAGGTGTAAATCCAGATGGTAACCCAAATACAACCAACACTCGTAACCCTAGCGCTTTTGGTTCATTAGACGGTTACTCTAGAATGCCAGCGAGCCGTTTCGTTTATGACGGATCATTCGTGAAACTGAGAGAAGCTTCTATCGGATATACCCTTCCACAATCTGTATTGGCAGGAACTTTCGTAAGAGATGCTAAAATCTCTTTAGTAGGAAGAAACTTATGGATTATCAGCAAAAACTTACCTTACGCAGATCCTGAAAACATGGTCGGCGGCGGTCTAAGATCATACGGATGGTCAATCGGTTCTCTACCAACTACAAGAGACATCGGATTAAATGTTACTTTAAAATTCTAA
- a CDS encoding deoxyhypusine synthase family protein produces MSKPITEFIEKYYLHFNSAALVDASKGYVAHLKDGGKMMITLAGAMSTAEIGKILAEMIRQDKVDIISCTGANLEEDLMNLVAHSHYERVPHYRDLTAQDEWALLERGLNRVTDTCIPEEEAFRRLQEHIVKIWKDAEAKGERFFPHEYMYKMILSGVLEQYYEIPRENSWMIAAAEKNLPIVVPGWEDSTMGNIFSSYCIKGELKPSTVKSGIEYMMFLADWYPKNSVGKGVGFFQVGGGIAGDFPICVVPMLYQDLEMTDTPFWSYFCQISDSTTSYGSYSGAVPNEKITWGKLDINTPKYIVESDATICVPLMFSYILENS; encoded by the coding sequence ATGAGTAAACCGATTACCGAATTTATCGAAAAATATTACCTGCATTTTAATTCTGCAGCTTTAGTTGATGCCTCAAAAGGATATGTCGCCCACTTGAAAGATGGGGGAAAAATGATGATTACTTTGGCTGGTGCAATGTCCACCGCAGAGATTGGAAAAATTTTAGCTGAAATGATTCGTCAGGATAAAGTAGATATTATCTCTTGTACCGGAGCGAATTTAGAGGAAGATTTAATGAACTTGGTTGCGCATTCGCATTATGAAAGAGTGCCACATTACCGTGATTTGACCGCACAAGACGAATGGGCTTTGTTAGAAAGAGGCCTGAATCGTGTTACTGATACGTGTATTCCAGAAGAGGAAGCGTTTCGTAGATTGCAGGAACATATCGTGAAAATTTGGAAAGATGCGGAGGCGAAAGGTGAGCGATTTTTCCCGCATGAGTATATGTACAAAATGATTTTATCCGGAGTTTTGGAGCAGTATTATGAAATTCCAAGGGAAAATTCTTGGATGATTGCGGCGGCCGAGAAAAACTTGCCAATTGTTGTTCCAGGCTGGGAAGATTCTACCATGGGAAATATCTTCTCAAGCTATTGTATTAAAGGAGAATTGAAACCTTCAACCGTAAAATCGGGAATAGAATATATGATGTTTTTAGCGGATTGGTATCCGAAAAATTCAGTTGGTAAAGGTGTTGGATTCTTCCAAGTAGGAGGTGGAATCGCGGGTGATTTCCCAATTTGTGTAGTGCCGATGTTGTACCAAGATTTAGAAATGACCGATACGCCATTCTGGTCCTATTTCTGTCAGATTTCTGATTCTACGACTTCTTATGGGTCATATTCGGGAGCTGTTCCAAACGAGAAAATCACGTGGGGAAAACTGGATATTAATACACCGAAATATATCGTTGAAAGTGATGCAACTATTTGTGTACCGCTAATGTTCTCTTATATATTGGAGAATTCTTAA
- a CDS encoding long-chain fatty acid--CoA ligase: MNIDFSLLNLSETFADTEFEKKVLDFIAEWLSESKTVKVQTSGSTGTPKIFEIEKERMRHSAKMTCHLLGLKEGDSALLCLPVDYISGKMMAVRAIERKLNLIVKTPSINPLSNLKEVIDFCAMSPLQVENSLHEIHLIKNIIIGGAAVSESLKIKIFQQLKNSSTQSRIFETYGMSETLSHIALKQIYPVSEDYFKVLDGVEISLDERSCLQIFAPSLNAEVLITNDLVEIYSRREFKFLGRIDNVINSAGLKIYPEQLESLVKKVIPNEVVFLGIADESLGQKLVLIVEGGENDMINAQLKSIEFPSKNHQPKEILFIGEFPRIPNGKIDRKTLEKLVKKNYR; the protein is encoded by the coding sequence ATGAACATCGACTTTTCTCTTTTAAATTTATCCGAAACGTTTGCAGATACCGAATTTGAGAAGAAAGTTCTTGATTTTATTGCAGAATGGCTGAGCGAATCAAAAACTGTAAAAGTTCAAACTTCCGGTTCTACGGGAACTCCGAAAATTTTTGAGATCGAAAAAGAAAGAATGCGTCATTCCGCAAAAATGACATGTCACCTATTAGGATTGAAAGAAGGCGATTCTGCCCTGCTTTGTCTTCCCGTCGATTATATCTCCGGAAAAATGATGGCTGTTCGAGCTATTGAAAGAAAGCTGAATTTGATTGTAAAAACACCCTCTATAAATCCACTTTCTAATTTAAAGGAAGTAATTGATTTCTGTGCGATGTCGCCACTTCAAGTTGAAAATTCGCTGCACGAAATACACTTGATTAAAAATATAATTATTGGTGGCGCTGCAGTTTCAGAATCTTTAAAAATCAAAATCTTTCAACAGCTCAAAAACTCGTCCACGCAATCACGTATTTTTGAAACCTACGGAATGTCGGAAACCCTTTCTCACATTGCTTTAAAACAAATTTACCCCGTCTCAGAAGATTATTTCAAAGTCTTAGATGGTGTGGAAATTTCTTTAGATGAAAGAAGCTGCTTACAGATTTTTGCGCCAAGTTTAAATGCAGAAGTTCTTATAACGAATGATTTAGTTGAAATTTATAGTCGTAGAGAATTTAAATTTTTGGGTAGAATTGACAACGTCATAAATTCTGCAGGATTAAAAATTTATCCAGAACAACTGGAAAGTTTGGTTAAAAAAGTAATCCCAAATGAAGTTGTATTCCTAGGAATTGCAGACGAATCACTCGGACAAAAATTGGTACTCATAGTTGAAGGCGGAGAAAATGACATGATTAATGCACAGTTAAAATCGATCGAATTTCCCTCAAAAAATCACCAACCAAAAGAAATTTTATTCATCGGAGAATTTCCGCGCATTCCCAATGGAAAGATTGATCGTAAAACTTTAGAAAAATTAGTCAAAAAAAATTACAGATAA
- the argS gene encoding arginine--tRNA ligase, giving the protein MNIKDIIQTKLADIVATVFQINDVNKTNHVTLDVQQNKTEFEGDFTIVTFPLVKVLKKSPDNIAMELGDAFTTQSDFVESYHVVKGFLNLKIKNKFFLENFHHTQESFDEKKPRNQTVMVEYSSPNTNKPLHLGHIRNNLLGYSVAQILKEDGYNVIKTQIINDRGIHICKSMLAWEKSGTNETPESTGIKGDKLVGNYYVAFDKAYKKEIAELVEKGYEEDVAKKQAPIILEAQKMLLDWEKGDDTVRNLWAEMNSWVYAGFADTYKRLGVDFDQVQYESNTYLLGKDLIQEGLLKGVLYKKEDGSVWCDLSDEGLDHKLLLRGDGTSVYMTQDLGTAVQRFQENNIQKLIYTVGNEQDYHFDVLIKILKKLGYSWAENLFHLSYGMVELPAGKMKSREGTVVDADDLMQEMYITAKEKAQELGKLENLSDEEKEKSYETVGIGALKYFMLKVDPKKKMLFNPAESIDFAGNTGPFIQYTYARIQSLVTKANYQPTKISAYDINASEKELVMNLANFKETIARAAETLSPALVANYIYEVVKSYNSFYQNNPILSQEDENTKNFRLQLSDLTGKTIKKGLELLGIGTVNRM; this is encoded by the coding sequence ATGAATATTAAAGATATCATCCAAACCAAACTCGCGGATATTGTTGCCACTGTTTTCCAAATTAACGATGTCAATAAAACAAATCATGTAACGCTGGATGTTCAACAAAACAAAACAGAATTTGAAGGTGACTTTACCATCGTTACTTTTCCTCTCGTGAAAGTATTGAAAAAAAGTCCTGATAACATCGCCATGGAACTTGGCGACGCCTTTACGACTCAATCAGATTTTGTAGAAAGTTATCATGTTGTAAAAGGATTTCTCAATTTAAAAATCAAGAATAAATTTTTTCTGGAAAACTTTCATCATACTCAAGAATCTTTTGACGAAAAAAAGCCTAGAAATCAAACGGTGATGGTGGAATATTCTTCCCCAAATACCAATAAGCCTTTACACCTTGGTCATATCCGAAATAATCTCTTGGGATATTCTGTCGCACAGATTTTAAAAGAAGATGGTTACAATGTTATCAAAACCCAAATCATCAACGACCGCGGAATCCATATCTGCAAATCAATGCTTGCCTGGGAAAAATCTGGAACCAACGAAACACCTGAATCTACAGGGATTAAAGGTGATAAACTCGTAGGAAACTATTATGTAGCATTTGATAAAGCCTACAAAAAAGAAATCGCAGAACTCGTTGAAAAAGGGTACGAAGAAGACGTGGCTAAAAAACAAGCACCAATCATTCTCGAAGCTCAAAAAATGCTCTTGGATTGGGAGAAAGGTGATGACACTGTACGCAATCTATGGGCAGAAATGAATTCTTGGGTTTATGCCGGTTTTGCCGATACTTACAAAAGATTAGGTGTTGATTTCGATCAGGTTCAGTATGAAAGTAATACGTACTTACTAGGAAAAGATCTCATTCAGGAAGGTTTGTTAAAAGGTGTTCTATACAAAAAGGAAGATGGCTCTGTTTGGTGTGATTTGTCCGATGAAGGTTTGGATCATAAACTACTTTTGCGCGGCGACGGAACTTCCGTTTACATGACGCAGGATTTAGGAACCGCTGTTCAAAGATTTCAGGAAAATAATATTCAGAAATTAATTTATACGGTAGGAAATGAACAGGATTACCACTTCGATGTCTTAATCAAAATTCTTAAAAAATTAGGCTATAGCTGGGCAGAAAACCTTTTTCATCTTTCTTACGGAATGGTAGAACTGCCAGCAGGTAAAATGAAATCTCGGGAAGGAACTGTGGTCGATGCAGATGATTTGATGCAGGAAATGTACATTACTGCAAAAGAAAAAGCGCAAGAACTCGGGAAACTTGAAAATCTTTCCGACGAGGAGAAAGAAAAATCATATGAAACAGTCGGTATTGGCGCTTTGAAATATTTCATGCTGAAAGTGGATCCTAAAAAGAAAATGCTCTTCAATCCGGCAGAAAGTATTGATTTCGCGGGAAATACAGGACCGTTTATTCAATACACCTACGCAAGAATTCAATCTTTGGTTACAAAAGCCAACTATCAACCGACCAAAATTTCCGCGTACGACATTAATGCGTCAGAAAAAGAATTGGTTATGAATCTCGCTAATTTCAAAGAAACGATTGCTCGTGCGGCAGAAACCCTTTCGCCAGCGCTTGTGGCAAACTATATTTATGAAGTGGTAAAATCGTATAACTCTTTCTATCAAAACAACCCGATTCTTAGTCAGGAAGATGAGAACACGAAGAATTTCCGCTTACAACTTTCAGATTTAACGGGGAAAACCATCAAAAAAGGTTTAGAATTGTTAGGAATTGGAACGGTAAATAGAATGTAA
- the arfB gene encoding alternative ribosome rescue aminoacyl-tRNA hydrolase ArfB, translated as MKDFTKELTYKTSRSSGAGGQNVNKVETSVTVMWNVAESEYFSIEGKEMIFEKLKNRINAEGILQLTVSESRTQLQNKKIATDKILDMVKKSLFIPKSRKATKPSRSKIEKRIKAKKQLSEKKENRRFKGE; from the coding sequence ATGAAAGACTTTACCAAAGAGCTTACTTACAAAACTTCCCGCAGCAGTGGCGCGGGTGGACAAAACGTGAATAAAGTCGAAACTTCGGTAACCGTAATGTGGAACGTTGCTGAAAGTGAATATTTTTCAATCGAAGGGAAAGAGATGATATTCGAAAAGCTCAAAAACCGCATCAACGCAGAAGGTATTTTGCAACTCACCGTTTCTGAAAGTCGAACTCAACTCCAGAACAAAAAAATAGCGACCGACAAGATTTTAGATATGGTCAAAAAATCTTTATTTATTCCGAAATCCCGGAAAGCTACAAAACCGTCGCGCTCTAAAATTGAAAAAAGAATCAAAGCCAAAAAACAACTTTCGGAGAAGAAGGAAAATCGCAGGTTTAAAGGCGAGTAA
- a CDS encoding SusD/RagB family nutrient-binding outer membrane lipoprotein, translating to MKKILNKLIIGALAAISLTSCQRDLLSLNENVKAPSVLPSETLLAMGQERFFYSTFTGSVNFNNYRFFVQQWAETTYTDETNYDLVTRNQPRNHWNRMYVNSLNNYEQAKKNLVNEAAASETERSNKLATLEVSQIVVWENLVDTYGNVPYTDALQAQDGNYAPKYDDAKAIYADLLKRIDAVVAKIDEGGSGYGSGDLVYGGDMTKWKHLANSVKLRLALNLSDVDAATSKSAAEAAVASGVISSDDESYTLDFAGGTYSNPIYDDLVASQRNDFVPTELVINMMNAKNDPRREVWFTKVDGKFVGGVFGALNPFNSKSHMSDFWLAPTAPAHYLSYVEVLFMKAEAAARGYSVGGTATELYNKAVTTSMTLNMVSAADATAYLAAHPYNAANWKKSIGEEAYIALFNQPFSAWLFSRRLDQPVFVNPTNSKIDGVPVRMPYSDQEYVLNKANVTAAATAIGGDKATTKLFWDK from the coding sequence ATGAAAAAAATACTTAATAAACTTATCATAGGTGCGCTGGCTGCAATCAGTCTTACGTCGTGCCAGAGAGATTTGCTTTCTCTAAACGAAAATGTGAAAGCACCCTCTGTATTGCCTTCTGAGACGCTATTGGCGATGGGGCAAGAAAGGTTTTTCTACTCTACTTTTACAGGGAGTGTAAACTTTAACAACTACCGTTTCTTTGTTCAGCAGTGGGCAGAAACTACGTATACTGATGAAACCAATTACGATCTCGTTACGCGTAACCAGCCTCGTAATCACTGGAACAGAATGTATGTAAACTCATTGAATAACTATGAGCAAGCGAAAAAAAATCTTGTTAATGAAGCTGCTGCTTCTGAAACAGAGAGAAGCAACAAATTGGCTACGCTAGAAGTTTCTCAGATTGTAGTTTGGGAGAACTTGGTAGACACGTACGGAAACGTTCCTTATACCGATGCTTTACAGGCACAAGATGGTAATTACGCACCAAAATATGATGATGCGAAAGCTATTTATGCAGACCTTTTGAAAAGAATTGATGCAGTTGTAGCAAAAATTGATGAAGGTGGAAGTGGTTACGGAAGCGGAGACTTGGTTTATGGCGGAGATATGACAAAATGGAAACATTTGGCAAACTCTGTGAAACTGAGATTAGCACTTAATCTATCTGATGTAGATGCGGCAACGTCTAAATCTGCAGCAGAAGCAGCAGTTGCATCCGGTGTAATTTCTTCAGATGATGAATCTTATACTTTGGATTTTGCAGGCGGAACTTACAGCAATCCTATTTATGATGATTTAGTAGCATCACAAAGAAATGACTTTGTTCCTACTGAACTTGTTATCAACATGATGAATGCAAAGAATGACCCACGAAGAGAAGTTTGGTTTACGAAAGTAGATGGTAAATTTGTAGGTGGTGTTTTTGGAGCTTTAAATCCATTTAACAGCAAATCACACATGAGTGATTTCTGGTTAGCACCTACTGCGCCAGCTCATTACTTGAGCTATGTAGAAGTGTTGTTTATGAAAGCTGAAGCAGCTGCAAGAGGTTACTCTGTAGGAGGAACTGCTACTGAATTGTACAACAAAGCAGTAACAACTTCAATGACCTTAAATATGGTAAGCGCTGCTGATGCTACTGCTTATTTAGCTGCACACCCTTACAATGCTGCAAACTGGAAAAAATCAATCGGTGAAGAAGCGTATATCGCTTTATTTAACCAACCATTTAGCGCTTGGTTATTCTCCAGAAGATTAGACCAGCCAGTATTTGTAAATCCTACCAACTCTAAAATTGATGGAGTACCGGTAAGAATGCCTTATTCTGATCAGGAATATGTACTTAACAAAGCAAATGTAACTGCTGCCGCCACCGCTATCGGAGGAGACAAAGCTACAACCAAGCTTTTCTGGGATAAATAA